One genomic window of Luteitalea pratensis includes the following:
- a CDS encoding DUF6528 family protein translates to MPRLQLLLVASLLLAAVSPAPAQSLLVCGWDEVFVLDVSAAPRKVWSWKAVDRPELPEPYKTKFRTTDECKPVAGDRVLITASSDGAALVERSTGRTVWWAECGNTHSAELLPGDRIVLACSVREGTGNRLSLFDAREPARELFATELFSGHGVVWDASRSLLWALGEKELFAYRLKDWDTPRPGLRVDSRYPLPDVGGHELGAVPDSPHLIVSTHAGVWRFDRDAHTFTPDPDLGNVHDVKSAVIDPKTGRLAYTQAETPDWWTSHIRFRHPAGDVHLAGERLYKVRWIR, encoded by the coding sequence ATGCCCCGTCTTCAGTTGCTTCTCGTCGCGTCGTTGCTGCTTGCGGCTGTTTCGCCCGCGCCAGCCCAGTCGCTCCTGGTCTGCGGGTGGGACGAGGTGTTCGTGCTCGACGTGTCCGCGGCGCCGCGCAAGGTCTGGAGCTGGAAGGCGGTGGATCGGCCGGAGTTGCCGGAGCCCTACAAGACGAAGTTCCGCACCACCGACGAATGCAAGCCAGTGGCCGGCGATCGTGTGCTGATCACCGCTTCGAGTGATGGCGCGGCACTGGTCGAGCGATCGACCGGCCGGACGGTCTGGTGGGCGGAGTGCGGCAACACCCACTCGGCCGAGCTGCTCCCGGGCGACCGCATCGTCCTGGCCTGCAGCGTCCGTGAGGGCACCGGCAACCGGCTGTCGTTGTTCGATGCCCGGGAACCGGCCCGCGAGCTCTTTGCCACGGAACTCTTCTCCGGCCACGGCGTTGTATGGGACGCGTCGCGGTCGCTGCTGTGGGCCCTCGGGGAAAAGGAGTTGTTCGCGTACCGGCTGAAGGACTGGGACACACCGCGTCCCGGCCTCAGGGTCGACTCCCGTTACCCGCTCCCTGACGTCGGCGGACACGAGCTCGGTGCCGTCCCCGACTCCCCGCATCTGATCGTCAGCACCCACGCCGGCGTCTGGCGCTTCGACCGGGATGCGCACACGTTCACGCCCGACCCCGACCTCGGCAATGTGCACGACGTCAAGAGCGCCGTGATCGATCCCAAGACCGGTCGCCTCGCCTATACGCAGGCCGAGACGCCCGACTGGTGGACGAGCCACATCCGGTTCCGTCACCCGGCGGGCGATGTCCACCTTGCCGGCGAGCGGTTGTACAAGGTGAGGTGGATCCGGTAG
- a CDS encoding alpha/beta fold hydrolase: MIGDASWLDRSQWPWPPRSCPMADGMLHYVDEGEGPSVVLVHGTPTWAFEWRHVIAGLRDTRRVVALDHLGFGLSERPASADYRPEGHAARFATFMDHVAGAAPVSLVVHDFGGPIALAWALANRQRVRTLTVINSWMWSFADDPVMRRRAAMVDGAVGRFLYRYANASQRLIMPSAYGDRRRLTRAIHRQYLEVFPDPESRERVLFALARALRGSSAFYAGLWAQRDRLRGLPLSIIWGMRDTAFGPAILERWTDAFPQARVTRIGDAGHWPHEELPELVLAALRRTV; encoded by the coding sequence ATGATCGGAGATGCGTCGTGGCTCGATCGCAGCCAGTGGCCGTGGCCTCCACGCAGTTGCCCGATGGCCGACGGCATGCTCCACTACGTCGACGAGGGCGAGGGCCCCTCGGTGGTGCTCGTGCATGGCACGCCGACCTGGGCCTTCGAGTGGCGACACGTCATCGCAGGCTTGCGCGACACGCGGCGCGTCGTCGCTCTCGATCATCTCGGCTTCGGCCTGTCTGAGCGACCCGCCAGCGCAGACTACCGGCCAGAGGGTCACGCCGCACGGTTTGCCACGTTCATGGACCACGTCGCGGGCGCTGCGCCCGTGTCGCTGGTCGTGCACGACTTCGGCGGCCCGATCGCACTCGCATGGGCACTTGCCAACCGGCAGCGCGTGCGCACGCTGACGGTGATCAACTCGTGGATGTGGTCCTTCGCCGACGATCCGGTGATGCGGCGACGAGCGGCGATGGTGGACGGCGCCGTGGGACGGTTCCTGTATCGGTATGCCAATGCCTCGCAGCGTCTCATCATGCCGTCGGCGTACGGCGACCGGCGCCGCCTCACGCGCGCCATCCACCGCCAGTACCTCGAGGTGTTCCCGGATCCCGAAAGCCGCGAACGCGTGCTGTTCGCGCTCGCCCGTGCGCTACGCGGATCCAGCGCGTTCTACGCGGGCCTGTGGGCGCAGCGGGACCGCTTGCGGGGCCTGCCGTTGTCGATCATCTGGGGCATGCGCGACACCGCCTTCGGCCCTGCCATCCTCGAGCGCTGGACCGACGCCTTCCCCCAGGCCAGGGTCACCCGCATCGGTGACGCTGGCCATTGGCCACACGAGGAGCTGCCAGAGCTCGTCCTCGCCGCGCTGCGACGGACGGTCTGA
- a CDS encoding MarR family winged helix-turn-helix transcriptional regulator, with amino-acid sequence MFETRGMPAATRTPLGPLLITCARLLDEVAQAQVNREAGDRIARPALMRLVPFLDRNGIRPSELARRADITKQAVGQTLKACEALGLVEFAADPADGRAQLVRLTAEGEAAFRYGRSVLVYLEGQLAGVVGAAAVHDVVAGLEAMLPVLQAWTVAPPSRRPAPPAALKARRLAGVAKVTSPRR; translated from the coding sequence GTGTTCGAGACTCGGGGCATGCCGGCAGCGACGCGCACCCCTCTCGGCCCACTCCTCATCACCTGTGCGCGCCTACTCGACGAGGTCGCGCAGGCACAGGTCAACCGTGAGGCTGGCGATCGCATCGCCCGCCCGGCACTCATGCGGCTGGTGCCGTTCCTCGACCGGAACGGCATTCGGCCGAGCGAACTCGCACGCCGCGCCGATATCACCAAGCAGGCCGTCGGCCAGACCCTGAAGGCTTGCGAAGCGCTGGGGTTGGTCGAGTTTGCAGCTGACCCCGCGGATGGGCGCGCACAACTGGTCCGCCTGACGGCGGAGGGCGAGGCCGCGTTCCGATACGGCCGATCGGTGCTGGTTTACCTCGAAGGGCAGTTGGCCGGTGTCGTCGGGGCGGCGGCCGTGCACGACGTGGTCGCCGGCCTCGAAGCGATGTTGCCCGTATTGCAGGCATGGACGGTTGCGCCTCCGTCGCGCCGGCCCGCGCCACCGGCTGCATTGAAGGCGCGCCGGCTCGCCGGTGTTGCCAAGGTCACCTCACCTCGACGTTGA
- a CDS encoding CBS domain-containing protein — translation MTTLVRNMLTGKTDVHRVSPDDTVLDALRVMATHNIGAVLVTSGDELIGILSERDYARKMVLQGKASHDTAVREVMTATLVSVTPRWTCDECMAVMTERHVRHLPVLDEDRLVGVISIGDVVRAVVQEQQSTISTLESFIMSGG, via the coding sequence ATGACGACTCTCGTGCGGAACATGCTGACGGGGAAGACCGACGTGCACAGGGTGAGCCCGGACGACACCGTGCTCGATGCCCTGCGGGTGATGGCCACCCACAACATCGGCGCCGTGCTGGTCACGAGCGGCGACGAGCTGATCGGCATCCTCTCCGAGCGCGATTACGCACGCAAGATGGTGCTGCAGGGCAAGGCCTCGCACGACACCGCCGTGCGCGAGGTGATGACGGCGACACTGGTCAGCGTGACGCCGAGATGGACCTGCGACGAGTGCATGGCGGTGATGACCGAACGACACGTCCGCCACCTGCCGGTGCTCGACGAGGACCGCCTCGTGGGCGTGATCTCAATCGGCGACGTCGTGCGCGCGGTGGTCCAGGAACAACAATCCACGATCAGCACGCTCGAGAGCTTCATCATGAGCGGCGGTTAG
- a CDS encoding SMP-30/gluconolactonase/LRE family protein encodes MTRLNVMTGAAALAVGVGAGVMLAQAPPSVPYFVGNALGLPVEPMTAGTFAATSSNVKVFGAIYSAESCSYDPVRNLIVVPNRGVPQNVQTNNAWVSLLNHDGSVHTARWIGVQNPGPPRAALTPPLVLNEPYGSDVVDGTLYLADRDGSTSPDDKGVAVIRRFTLATGLPAGETRVPDVEWFNDIAVARDGTVYATQTGGTTDADAATWQVWKITRDGVATRLIQGAPLRRPNGIAIDPQGNVVVVNMLAPDVQTYSPAGALLKTEQAAQAGNDGVVIMADGTKYVSSVLQGGVSRLRPGQAAELIATNIPSAASMCYDPGANQLVIPMNANNALAFVPLGAPR; translated from the coding sequence GTGACGAGACTGAACGTGATGACGGGCGCCGCGGCGCTCGCAGTGGGCGTCGGCGCCGGGGTCATGCTCGCGCAGGCCCCGCCGTCGGTGCCGTACTTCGTGGGCAACGCCCTCGGCCTGCCGGTCGAGCCGATGACCGCCGGCACGTTCGCGGCGACGTCGTCCAACGTCAAGGTGTTCGGCGCCATCTACTCGGCCGAGAGCTGTTCGTACGATCCGGTGCGCAACCTGATTGTCGTACCCAACCGCGGCGTGCCTCAGAACGTGCAGACCAACAACGCGTGGGTGTCGCTGCTCAACCACGACGGGTCGGTGCACACGGCGCGCTGGATCGGCGTCCAGAACCCCGGTCCGCCCCGGGCCGCGCTGACGCCACCGCTCGTGCTCAACGAGCCGTACGGCAGCGACGTGGTCGACGGCACCCTCTACCTGGCCGATCGCGATGGCAGCACCAGCCCAGACGACAAGGGCGTGGCCGTGATCCGGCGCTTCACGCTGGCGACGGGGCTGCCGGCCGGGGAAACGCGCGTACCGGACGTCGAGTGGTTCAACGACATCGCCGTGGCCCGCGACGGCACGGTCTACGCGACCCAGACCGGGGGCACGACGGATGCTGACGCGGCGACCTGGCAGGTGTGGAAGATCACCCGCGACGGCGTGGCGACCCGGCTCATTCAGGGCGCGCCGCTGCGGCGGCCGAATGGCATCGCGATCGACCCGCAGGGCAACGTGGTCGTGGTGAACATGCTGGCGCCGGACGTGCAGACGTACTCGCCGGCCGGCGCGTTGCTGAAGACCGAGCAGGCGGCCCAGGCCGGCAACGACGGCGTCGTGATCATGGCCGACGGCACCAAGTACGTGAGCAGCGTCCTGCAGGGCGGCGTCTCGAGACTGCGCCCGGGCCAGGCCGCGGAACTGATCGCCACCAACATCCCGAGCGCCGCGTCGATGTGTTACGACCCGGGCGCCAACCAGCTCGTGATCCCGATGAACGCCAACAACGCCTTGGCGTTCGTACCGCTCGGCGCACCTCGCTGA
- a CDS encoding class I SAM-dependent methyltransferase, with protein MFTTAQCETEGAAIAAAMQARMPAWVGGNISVHDQPLLAGLTVLLAPSKVVEIGVASGWSGCLFIEALSRIGRPAEYIGIDASPTYYLDHVRPTGAAIGELFPTPPVATRLLLGQMAADTVDVVGPGVELAFIDGDHRHPWALLDLLALLPVLAPSSHVLMHDLHLCTYERHKHTNRGPKYLFEAWPGPKVHSSQRPPMIGAIQLPPAPDPAWLTIVLDTLHTPWETPVPAEAIAAVARSVDLALGTGWAARFRSTLEAMNAEAARQAAMARAGSTSKIGEAVLDSAARTPDPTARAALLEEAANYLPADARIHHALAVALQRLQRLDAALVASARALTLSPRNASVVSFHGQLLAESEDLAQAEVLLRRAIDLDDQQPAYHGRLSRLLARQGRVAEAITHAQRSMSLAPGDQARRSELRDLEARLETGREQQP; from the coding sequence GTGTTCACGACCGCCCAATGCGAGACCGAGGGCGCGGCCATCGCGGCGGCGATGCAGGCGCGGATGCCAGCCTGGGTTGGTGGCAACATCTCGGTGCACGACCAACCGCTGCTGGCCGGGCTCACCGTCCTGCTCGCGCCGTCGAAGGTCGTGGAAATCGGCGTCGCGAGCGGCTGGAGCGGGTGCCTGTTCATCGAGGCCCTGTCGCGCATCGGCCGGCCGGCCGAGTACATCGGGATCGATGCGTCACCGACGTACTACCTCGATCACGTGCGGCCTACCGGCGCGGCGATCGGCGAGCTCTTCCCCACCCCACCCGTGGCCACACGCTTGCTGCTCGGCCAGATGGCGGCCGATACCGTCGATGTCGTCGGCCCTGGGGTGGAACTCGCGTTCATCGACGGTGACCATCGCCACCCCTGGGCCTTGCTCGATTTGCTGGCGTTGTTGCCGGTGCTGGCGCCCTCGTCGCACGTCCTCATGCACGACCTGCACCTGTGCACGTACGAACGGCACAAGCACACCAACCGCGGCCCGAAGTACCTCTTCGAGGCGTGGCCGGGGCCGAAGGTGCACTCGTCACAGCGTCCGCCGATGATCGGCGCCATCCAGCTGCCGCCGGCGCCCGATCCGGCATGGCTGACGATCGTGCTCGACACGCTGCACACACCGTGGGAGACGCCGGTGCCAGCCGAGGCGATCGCGGCCGTGGCTCGCAGCGTCGACCTGGCGCTGGGCACCGGGTGGGCCGCGCGCTTCCGGAGCACGCTCGAGGCAATGAACGCCGAGGCCGCACGGCAGGCGGCGATGGCACGGGCCGGATCGACGTCGAAGATCGGCGAGGCCGTGCTGGACTCTGCCGCGCGGACGCCCGACCCAACGGCACGGGCCGCACTCCTCGAGGAAGCGGCGAACTATCTGCCGGCTGACGCGCGCATCCATCATGCGCTGGCGGTCGCGCTGCAACGGTTGCAGCGGCTCGACGCGGCGCTTGTCGCGTCGGCACGGGCCCTCACCCTGTCGCCGCGCAACGCCAGCGTCGTCTCCTTCCATGGCCAGTTGCTGGCCGAGTCCGAAGACCTGGCGCAGGCGGAGGTCCTGCTGCGTCGCGCCATCGATCTCGACGACCAGCAGCCCGCGTACCACGGGCGCCTCTCCCGGCTGCTCGCGCGGCAGGGTCGCGTCGCCGAGGCGATCACGCACGCACAGCGCAGCATGTCGCTGGCTCCTGGCGACCAGGCGCGGCGCAGCGAACTCCGCGACCTCGAGGCGCGCCTCGAAACGGGCCGAGAGCAGCAGCCGTAA